In the Quercus lobata isolate SW786 chromosome 5, ValleyOak3.0 Primary Assembly, whole genome shotgun sequence genome, one interval contains:
- the LOC115992920 gene encoding NAC domain-containing protein 73-like: MTWCNDSDDYRALQIITATSKENTNVLNPPKTDDIRNTITCPSCGQDIEFQDQAGIHDLPGLPAGVKFDPTDHEILEHLEAKILSDTRKLHPYLIDEFIPTLEGENGICYTHPEKLPSDSYPN, from the exons ATGACATGGTGCAATGATTCAGACGATTATAGGGCTCTTCAGATAATCACGGCAACttctaaagaaaatacaaatgtTCTCAACCCACCCAAAACCGATGATATCAGGAATACCATAACATGCCCATCATGTGGCCAGGACATAGAGTTCCAAGATCAg GCCGGAATTCATGATTTGCCGGGGCTACCAGCAGGGGTGAAGTTTGATCCGACAGACCATGAGATTCTTGAACATTTAGAGGCAAAGATTCTGTCTGATACGCGAAAGCTTCATCCTTATCTTATTGATGAATTCATCCCAACACTTGAGGGAGAGAATGGAATTTGCTATACTCATCCAGAAAAACTACCAAGTGATTCTTACCCTAATTAA